AGGAGTCCGACCATCGCATCGAAGCTCGCATGCATGCCGTCCTTGGCATTGGCGTGACGCGCCTCTTCGGCGCACAACGTCTTGTAGATCGGCTTGACGCGCTCGATCTGGACCGGATCGGGCTTGCGGCGGTTGGAGTGATAGCCGACGATATTGCCGCGCTCGTCGAAAGTCGGCGTGACGTGGGCGAACACCCAGTAATGGCTGCCGTCCTTCGCCAGGTTGACGACGTAGGCGAAGATCTCCTGCTTGGATTGCAGCGTGTCCCACAGCAGCTTGAAGACGGCGCGCGGCATGTCGGGATGGCGGATCAGGCTATGTGGCGCGCCCATCAGCTCCGCGTAGGTATATTTGGCCATGCGGATGAAGACGTCGTTGGCGTAGGTGATGCGGCCCTTGAGATCGGTCTTCGACACGATCAGCTCCTCCTCGCCGAGGAAACTCTCCACGCCGGTCGGCCGTATCGTGCGCGTCATCTGTCGCCAATCCTCAAAGGCGAACGCCTCGTTGGAGTGGAGTCCGCATTGTTGTAGGATTAGGGCAGAAAATATTAAGCAGACGTGTGCGCGAGAACCGGTGCGATCAAATGACACCTCCGTATCACTACTTAGGGAGGCGTCACCACCGTTGCCTGATACCGCAACAGCGCGATCACATCGTCGCGCCCAGCACCCAGGGCGCGAACTCGGCGCCGCCGAAATCGAAGCTCTCGCTCTTGGTCGGCTGGCCCGACGCGGTCTTGAGGATGAGATCGAAGATGCGCTGGCCGCATTCCTGGACGCTCTCGTCACCTTCGAGGATGGTGCCGCAATTGACGTCCATGTCCTCTTCCATGCGCTTGTACATGGGCGTGTTGGTGGCGAGCTTGATCGAGGGCGCGGGCTTGCAGCCGAACACGCTGCCGCGCCCCGTGGTGAAGCAGACGAGGTTGGCACCGCCGGCGACCTGTCCCGTCGCCGCGACGGGGTCGTAGCCAGGCGTGTCCATGAAGACAAAGCCCTTCTTGGTGACGGGCTCGGCATAGCGCAGCACCTCGACGAGATTGGTGGTGCCGGCCTTGGCCATCGCGCCGAGCGACTTTTCCAGAATTGTGGTGAGGCCGCCGGCCTTGTTGCCGGGGCTCGGATTGGCGTTCATCTCGGCGCCTTCGCGCGTCGTGTATTCGTCCCACCAGCGCATGAGATCGACCAGCTTCTCGCCGACCTCCCGGCTGACGGCGCGGCGCGTGAGCAAATGCTCGGCGCCGTAGGTCTCCGGCGTCTCCGACAGGATCACGGTGCCGCCATGGCGGACGATCAGATCGCTGGCCGCGCCCAAGGCCGGATTGGCCGATACACCCGAATAGCCATCCGAGCCGCCGCATTGCAGGGCCACGGTGAGCTCGCTCGCCGGCACCGCCTCGCGCTTGACCTTGTTGGCGTCGGCCAGCGCCTCGCGCACGAACGCAATGCCGGCTTCCACGGTCTTGCGGGTGCCGCCGACCTCCTGGATGTCCATCGCGCGCAGGCGTCCCGCAAGCTTCTGCTCTTCCATCAGGCCGCCGATCTGATTCACCTCGCAGCCGAGCCCGAGCACGATGACATGGGAGAAATTGACGTGCCGCGCATAGCCGCCGAGGGTGCGGCGGAGCAGCGCGAGCGGCTCGTTCTGCGTCATGCCGCAGCCGGTCTTGTGGGTCAGCGCGACGACGCCGTCGACATTGGGGAATTCGGCCAGCGGATTGTCGCCCGTGAACGGGTTCTTCTTGAAGACGTCGGCGACGAGGCTCGCGACATGCGCGCTGCAATTCACCGAGGTGAGGATGCCGATATAATTGCGCGTGGCGACGCGGCCGTCCGGACGGCGGATGCCTTCGAAGGTCGCCGGCAGATCGAAATTCGGCGTCGGCTTGACGTCGGCGCAATAGGCGTAGTCCTTGGCGAAATCGCCCATACCGATGTTCTGCACATGCACGTGCTGGCCCGGCGCGATCGGCGCCGTCGCAAAACCGATGATCTGGCCGTAGCGGATCACAGGCTCGCCCACCGCAAACGGCTTGATCGCGACCTTGTGGCCGGAGGGAATGCGCTCGACCGTGGTGACGCCGTCGGCCACGACCGTCCCCGGCGGCAGGCTGGCGCGCGCGATCAGCACACCATCATCGGGATGCAGGCGGATGACGGGGCTGATGGTCATGGGAGTCTCCTTGGGTCTTCAAGTATCGTGCTCCGGACGCAGCGCAGCTTGAAACGGTGCGCTGCTGAACCGGGGCCCATCTATCATCTCGTTCGCCAGCTTCTGGATCCCGGCTCTGCGGAGCGGCGCCATAGCGCGTCCAAGACGCGCGCAAACGCGCTTTTGGTGCCGCACCGTGTCCGGGACACGCAAAACGATCAGGCCTTGCCGCCCGATTCCTTGCGGGTGGCGTTGACCTGCATCTTGGCGTAGGTCGTCATCAGGCCGACCTCGTTGGAGAGCGTCACCAGCTTGAAGCCCATGTTGATGGCGCGCGCAGCGCCTTCGGCGCCGCTGCAATGGATGCCGGGGTTGAGGCCGCGCTTGCCGCACTCCTTGATGATCTTCTCGTAGATCGCGAGGATCTCGGGCTCGGAGCGATCGAGCTTCGGCTCGAGGCCGTAGGAGAAGCCGAGGTCGGACGGGCCGATATAGACGCCGTCGATGCCCTCGACGTCGAGGATCGCCTCCATGTTCTCGACCGCGGTCTTGGTCTCCATCATCGGCAGCAGGATGGTGTCGGCATTCGCGGTCTTCTGGTAGGAGCCCGCGGTGCCGTACATGCCGGCGCGGATCGGGCCGTTCGAGCGGACGCCCTGCGGCGGATATTTGGAGTAGGAAACGAGGTTCCTGGCTTCCTGCGCCGTGTTGACCATCGGGCAGATCACGCCATAGGCGCCGCCGTCGAGCACCTTGCCGATGATGCCGGGCTCGTTCCAGGGCACGCGGACCATCGGGACGACCGGGTGCTTGTCCATGGCCTGGAAGCACTGCACCATCGACTGATAGTCCTGCACGCCGTGCTGGATGTCGACGGTGACGCTGTCGAAGCCGCATTGCGCGATCATCTCAGCAGAGAAGCCGGAGGGAATAGCGAGCCACGCATTGACCACGGCCTTGCCCGACTTCCAGATTTCCTTGACCTTGTTCGCCACGTTGCCTTCCTTCTTTGTTGTTGGGACGCTTCGACCCTGCGGGCGATGTTCATTATCGCCGCCCGGATATCATCCGGCAAGGCTGGCGTCATCCGCCACGGCCCCGATTTGGGGTGATCGGCTCGCGCGGCACTTTGAGCCAAAAAAAGCGGCGATGTCCACGGCCGACGCCGCGCTCTCGCGCATATCTGCTGTTCACTCCTCGGCACTTGCCCCGTCGGCGGCG
This genomic interval from Bradyrhizobium guangzhouense contains the following:
- a CDS encoding PAS domain-containing protein is translated as MTRTIRPTGVESFLGEEELIVSKTDLKGRITYANDVFIRMAKYTYAELMGAPHSLIRHPDMPRAVFKLLWDTLQSKQEIFAYVVNLAKDGSHYWVFAHVTPTFDERGNIVGYHSNRRKPDPVQIERVKPIYKTLCAEEARHANAKDGMHASFDAMVGLLKQQGVGYDEFVLSL
- a CDS encoding UxaA family hydrolase, with amino-acid sequence MTISPVIRLHPDDGVLIARASLPPGTVVADGVTTVERIPSGHKVAIKPFAVGEPVIRYGQIIGFATAPIAPGQHVHVQNIGMGDFAKDYAYCADVKPTPNFDLPATFEGIRRPDGRVATRNYIGILTSVNCSAHVASLVADVFKKNPFTGDNPLAEFPNVDGVVALTHKTGCGMTQNEPLALLRRTLGGYARHVNFSHVIVLGLGCEVNQIGGLMEEQKLAGRLRAMDIQEVGGTRKTVEAGIAFVREALADANKVKREAVPASELTVALQCGGSDGYSGVSANPALGAASDLIVRHGGTVILSETPETYGAEHLLTRRAVSREVGEKLVDLMRWWDEYTTREGAEMNANPSPGNKAGGLTTILEKSLGAMAKAGTTNLVEVLRYAEPVTKKGFVFMDTPGYDPVAATGQVAGGANLVCFTTGRGSVFGCKPAPSIKLATNTPMYKRMEEDMDVNCGTILEGDESVQECGQRIFDLILKTASGQPTKSESFDFGGAEFAPWVLGATM
- a CDS encoding HpcH/HpaI aldolase family protein, whose amino-acid sequence is MANKVKEIWKSGKAVVNAWLAIPSGFSAEMIAQCGFDSVTVDIQHGVQDYQSMVQCFQAMDKHPVVPMVRVPWNEPGIIGKVLDGGAYGVICPMVNTAQEARNLVSYSKYPPQGVRSNGPIRAGMYGTAGSYQKTANADTILLPMMETKTAVENMEAILDVEGIDGVYIGPSDLGFSYGLEPKLDRSEPEILAIYEKIIKECGKRGLNPGIHCSGAEGAARAINMGFKLVTLSNEVGLMTTYAKMQVNATRKESGGKA